The Neomonachus schauinslandi chromosome 11, ASM220157v2, whole genome shotgun sequence genome contains a region encoding:
- the LOC110586384 gene encoding LOW QUALITY PROTEIN: interstitial collagenase-like (The sequence of the model RefSeq protein was modified relative to this genomic sequence to represent the inferred CDS: inserted 1 base in 1 codon) — protein sequence MPSLPVLLVLVWGVGSHGFLAATSGEQDEEVVQNYLQNYYNXEDWNQQIVRQRNSSLVTEKLKQMQEFFGLKVTGKIDADTLNLMKQPRCGVPDVAQYAITDRTLQWEHTHLTYRIENYTPDLPRADVDSAIEKAFQLWSNVSPLTFTKVFEGQVDIMISFFWRDNSPFGGPGNILAHAFLPGRDIGGDIHFDEGKTWTNDFRNFNLFHVPAHEVGHSIGLFHGNNIGSLMFPSYNYYGDVLLSQKDIDAIQALYRPSKNPIQPREPQVPRACDGKLTFDALTKVRGELFFFKNRFFLRTTPSYEIVDLSVIADFWPSLSRVVDAAYGVVNRDEVFFFKGSKYWAFNGDQMAQGYPKNIYHSLGFPQKVKKIDAAVHEDETGKTYFFVANEYWRYDENTRSMDTGFPKEIAHGFPGIGKKVDAVSQEGGLFYFFHGKRQYKFDPKTKRILTLMKMNSWFNCKNK from the exons ATGCCCAGCCTTCCCGTTCTGCTAGTGCTGGTCTGGGGCGTGGGGTCCCATGGCTTCCTTGCGGCGACCTCAGGAGAGCAAGATGAGGAGGTGGTCCAG aaCTACCTGCAGAACTACTACA CCGAGGATTGGAACCAACAAATCGTAAGGCAGAGGAACAGCAGCTTGGTGACTGAGAAGCTGAAGCAAATGCAGGAGTTCTTTGGGCTGAAGGTGACCGGGAAGATAGATGCTGACACCCTGAATCTGATGAAGCAGCCCAGATGTGGGGTGCCCGACGTGGCTCAGTACGCCATCACTGATAGGACCCTCCAATGGGAGCACACACACCTGACCTACAG gatTGAAAATTACACACCAGATTTGCCAAGAGCAGACGTGGACAGTGCCATTGAGAAAGCCTTTCAACTCTGGAGTAATGTGTCGCCCCTGACCTTCACCAAGGTCTTTGAGGGGCAAGTGGACATAATGATATCCTTTTTCTGGAGAGATAA CTCCCCCTTCGGTGGACCTGGAAACATTCTTGCTCATGCCTTCCTCCCAGGAAGAGACATTGGAGGAGATATTCATTTTGATGAAGGAAAAACATGGACCAATGATTTCAGAA aTTTCAACTTGTTCCACGTCCCAGCACATGAAGTGGGCCATTCCATTGGACTTTTTCATGGTAACAACATTGGTTCCTTGATGTTCCCCAGCTACAACTACTATGGGGATGTCCTGCTGTCTCAGAAGGACATCGACGCCATCCAGGCCCTCTACA GACCTTCCAAAAATCCCATCCAGCCGAGAGAACCACAAGTACCACGAGCCTGTGATGGCAAGTTAACATTTGATGCTCTCACCAAAGTTCGTGGAgaattattcttctttaaaaacag GTTCTTCCTACGCACGACTCCCTCCTACGAAATAGTGGATCTCAGTGTCATTGCTGACTTCTGGCCATCGCTGTCCAGGGTAGTTGACGCTGCTTACGGCGTTGTTAACAGAGATgaagtcttcttttttaaag GTAGTAAATACTGGGCCTTTAATGGGGATCAGATGGCGCAAGGCTACCCCAAGAACATCTACCACTCCTTGGGCTTCCCACAGAAGGTAAAGAAAATTGATGCCGCTGTTCACGAGGATGAAACTGGGAAGACGTACTTCTTTGTTGCCAACGAGTATTGGAG GTATGATGAAAATACACGGTCTATGGATACAGGTTTTCCCAAAGAGATAGCTCATGGGTTTCCTGGAATTGGCAAAAAAGTTGATGCTGTCTCCCAAGAGGGAG gacttttctatttctttcatggaaaAAGGCAGTACAAATTTGATCCTAAAACAAAGCGAATTTTGACTCTCATGAAAATGAACAGCTGGTTCaactgcaaaaataaatga